The following are encoded in a window of Kineococcus endophyticus genomic DNA:
- a CDS encoding methyltransferase domain-containing protein, which translates to MDSEVVRRLRASGSVFAEREAELLLAADGDVEALVARRVAGERLEDVLGWAAFGSRRWVVAPGVFVPRHRSAALVDAAAAHARPGDTVLDLGCGTGALVGTLADRVPGLVVHATDLLPAATACARVNLPGAHVHTGDLFDAVPRGLRCDVVLANVPYVPSAEIAHLPTEMREHEDRRTLDGGPDGLDVLRRVLAAAGDRLTARGRLFTELDEGQTGRALAWARDHGLVAEVLPVVSGEEDDGSRVVGVRRETPQVAMSTNRE; encoded by the coding sequence GTGGACAGCGAGGTGGTGCGACGGTTGCGGGCGAGCGGGAGCGTCTTCGCCGAGCGCGAGGCCGAGCTCCTGCTCGCCGCCGACGGCGACGTCGAGGCGCTGGTGGCGCGGCGGGTGGCCGGCGAGCGCCTCGAGGACGTCCTGGGCTGGGCCGCGTTCGGCAGCCGGCGCTGGGTCGTCGCGCCGGGGGTCTTCGTCCCGCGGCACCGCAGCGCGGCCCTCGTGGACGCCGCGGCCGCGCACGCCCGTCCGGGCGACACCGTGCTGGACCTGGGCTGCGGGACGGGCGCCCTCGTCGGGACGCTCGCGGACCGGGTGCCCGGCCTCGTCGTCCACGCCACCGACCTGCTGCCGGCGGCGACGGCCTGCGCCCGGGTGAACCTCCCCGGTGCGCACGTGCACACCGGCGACCTGTTCGACGCGGTGCCGCGCGGGCTGCGGTGCGACGTCGTGCTCGCCAACGTCCCCTACGTGCCGAGCGCGGAGATCGCGCACCTGCCGACGGAGATGCGCGAGCACGAGGACCGCCGGACCCTCGACGGCGGCCCGGACGGCCTCGACGTGCTGCGCCGCGTGCTCGCCGCGGCCGGCGACCGGCTGACCGCGCGGGGGCGGTTGTTCACCGAGCTCGACGAGGGGCAGACCGGCCGCGCCCTCGCGTGGGCTCGGGACCACGGGTTGGTCGCGGAGGTCCTCCCCGTCGTGTCGGGTGAGGAGGACGACGGGAGCCGGGTGGTCGGCGTGCGGAGGGAAACCCCTCAGGTCGCCATGTCGACGAACCGCGAGTAG
- a CDS encoding LLM class flavin-dependent oxidoreductase encodes MSLALSVLDLAPIAPGQSAGDSIAASVALAQAAEEHGYRRVWYAEHHNMPTIASSAPAVLIAHVGANTSTIRLGAGGVMLPNHSPLTIAEQFGTLEAMYPGRIDLGLGRAPGSDEATTYALRRDPSQSAQFPEDVLELQAYLAGKSRVPGVQATPGGGSAVPLYVLGSSTFGAHLAARFGLPYAFASHFAPQQLRAAVVSYRNEFQPSDQLAEPHVIAGVNVVAADTTAEARESFAQVQRRFATSLFGRGRTFTEAEVDILMETAAGQHVQQMQHYSAVGTPAEVREYLQDFAREAGADELIVAHQALSTPARLRSVQLTAEAFEGATV; translated from the coding sequence ATGTCGCTCGCGCTCTCCGTCCTCGACCTGGCCCCCATCGCCCCGGGGCAGTCGGCCGGCGACAGCATCGCGGCGAGCGTCGCGCTCGCGCAGGCCGCGGAGGAGCACGGCTACCGCCGCGTCTGGTACGCCGAGCACCACAACATGCCCACCATCGCGTCCTCGGCGCCGGCCGTGCTCATCGCCCACGTCGGGGCGAACACGTCCACCATCCGGCTCGGTGCGGGCGGCGTCATGCTGCCCAACCACTCCCCGCTCACCATCGCCGAGCAGTTCGGCACCCTCGAGGCCATGTACCCGGGCCGGATCGACCTCGGGCTGGGCCGCGCCCCCGGTTCGGACGAGGCCACCACGTACGCGCTGCGCCGCGACCCGTCGCAGTCGGCCCAGTTCCCCGAGGACGTCCTCGAACTCCAGGCCTACCTCGCCGGGAAGTCCCGCGTCCCGGGTGTGCAGGCGACGCCGGGCGGCGGTTCGGCGGTGCCGCTGTACGTGCTCGGGTCCTCGACGTTCGGGGCGCACCTGGCGGCCCGGTTCGGCCTGCCGTACGCGTTCGCCTCGCACTTCGCCCCGCAGCAGCTGCGCGCGGCGGTCGTCTCCTACCGCAACGAGTTCCAGCCGTCGGACCAGCTGGCCGAACCCCACGTCATCGCGGGGGTGAACGTCGTCGCCGCGGACACGACCGCCGAGGCGCGGGAGTCGTTCGCGCAGGTGCAGCGGCGTTTCGCGACGTCCCTGTTCGGCCGCGGCCGCACGTTCACCGAGGCCGAGGTCGACATCCTCATGGAGACCGCCGCGGGCCAGCACGTGCAGCAGATGCAGCACTACTCCGCGGTCGGCACCCCGGCGGAGGTCCGTGAGTACCTGCAGGACTTCGCCCGCGAGGCGGGGGCCGACGAGCTCATCGTCGCCCACCAGGCCCTCTCCACCCCGGCCCGCCTGCGGTCGGTGCAGCTGACGGCCGAGGCGTTCGAGGGCGCCACGGTCTGA
- a CDS encoding HD domain-containing protein has translation MMDETSTEDALALARELLADVDQRWMHVTTAARTAAEIARTVPEEDRDLLVAAVVLHDVGYAPALQRTGFHPLDGADHLKGLGWPLRVVGLVAHHSGARFLARARGLEDLLDVYPDEGGPVADALLYCDMTTTPDGRRVPFAERLRDLHVRHRGAPAVELRARAEREPFLRAAVARVHARLGPAR, from the coding sequence ATGATGGACGAGACGAGCACCGAGGACGCGCTGGCGCTGGCCCGCGAGCTCCTCGCGGACGTCGACCAGCGGTGGATGCACGTCACCACGGCGGCGCGCACGGCCGCGGAGATCGCCCGCACCGTGCCCGAAGAGGACCGCGACCTGCTCGTCGCCGCCGTCGTCCTGCACGACGTCGGGTACGCCCCCGCGCTGCAGCGCACGGGGTTCCACCCTCTCGACGGCGCCGACCACCTCAAGGGCCTCGGCTGGCCGCTGCGGGTCGTGGGCCTCGTCGCGCACCACAGCGGCGCCCGGTTCCTCGCCCGGGCGCGCGGCCTGGAGGACCTGCTCGACGTCTACCCCGACGAGGGCGGGCCCGTCGCCGACGCGCTGCTGTACTGCGACATGACGACGACCCCGGACGGCCGGCGCGTGCCGTTCGCCGAGCGGTTGCGCGACCTGCACGTCCGCCACCGCGGGGCTCCGGCGGTCGAACTCCGGGCCCGGGCCGAGCGCGAACCCTTCCTGCGCGCCGCGGTGGCGCGGGTGCACGCCCGGCTCGGTCCCGCCCGCTGA